Part of the Lolium rigidum isolate FL_2022 chromosome 6, APGP_CSIRO_Lrig_0.1, whole genome shotgun sequence genome, ATATAGTTTTCAAGACTTCCATTGTTGACGTACTCAAAACAGAGTATTCTTTCTCTATCCTCAAACAAAATGTATCCGCCTGACCCTTCATTTTTGAATGGTTTATGTACCGTATGAGAACAGAAGCCAAGAAACCGAACTATGTTTTTATGGTTGACCATCAATAGGCTGTTAACCTCCCGATGAAATAGCTTCTCATCTATTGTATGCATGTTGTGTATCCTCTTCACTGCAACTACTCCATTAAGGAGGACACCCTGTTTAAACTTGGATCGCATCAGAAAATATTTGAACATGCAATGCAACAGTGTGAAAATCAAGCATACATGAAACTCCAAATTATTTTTGGCGTGGCAGTATAGCACATGGACACATTGGTAATTTGATAAAATTCTGCATCTACCAATGAAACATTTTTCCAGTACTTTTGTTTTCCTGTTTTGTGGAAACAAATAAAAAGAGATACCTAGGTTGTTCAAACCATATTTTCTGCGAAAAGTAAAGTTTACCTTGTAAACGGTTCCAAATCCACCCTTGCCAATTATTTGGTCCTCGGAGAAATTTTTAGTTATGCTCTGTAAATCTGATAACTTTATATCTCTTGGTTCGATGCTTCCGTCGAATATCTGCTCCAATACGTCAGGTTCCATGTTCTCCTCGTCTTTCTAAGTGCACAGCCGAGACATATTTACGTACATAGATAAATCTAATGCAGTTCATGAGCCATGAAACTAAGCATCCAAACAAGGAGTTGCTTACCTATGGAGACGGGCTGAGCCCTGTAGGTGGTCAACGgaccacaaactggaactgtttgTGGAGATGTCCAATGATTCGATCAAACAAACCCTGCACTTTGATGAAGATGCTGAGATGTAGACTAAAAGACATCTATGCCTGAGAAGATGGGATCCTGTTGTTTCTACTTTTTACACGCAAAAATTCACGGCGTGGAGTGTAAAGCATGATGGGCAATGCAAACATCATGCTGACTGAGATTTCAGCAGATCTTGGAGAAGTTTTGACTCGAGTGCATACCTGTTAGCAATGGACCGGCTGCAGGATGAAGAAGATATGGACTGTATTCTAAATTGAGCAATGAAACACTATCATGATTATTGTCCTCAGGGGGAGCCTAGGTACCCTCGAAGTCTCCCTTGTTTCTTTATTATGACCTTTGGAAGGCCCCAAAGTCTGGTCACGCTTTCATGGACTGCATCCCGTACAGTATACTACAATACTAAGACAACTTGTAAACCGAACCATTTCTATATAGAAATTACTCCGCCTCTCGTGACGTGCGGTAGAGTACACGGACTGTCAAATGGATCCAGCTGATGAAGGGAACATGCTGTCATCTGCTGCCTAAGGCAATTTGGTCATTTTGAACTGTCCTAACTGCTGAAAAGGATGATATATATTAGAAACAAATAGATACAGTAATTGACATCTGCATAACTAGCGGCCCATATATGTTGCgtctgaattttttttttcttttaaattaGTAGGTATACTACTTTGCAAGTTTGCCTGCAGTAAAATTGAAGGAATAATTAGTTTCATGTCGCGAGTTCCTGATTTGATCTGAATCTGATAGGTTAAGTGTCCAAGAGATGCTATATTGAAGTACTAGCACCTAACGATCAGTATTGTGCATTATGGTGGACACGCATGTGACAGTGACGGTGCATTTGTCAACTGAATATAGGATAACGCTGCAACCTGTCCAACTGAACAACATGACCTTTAATATAAGCCTGGCAGGGCCTTTGATTAAATTAGTATGCACAGCAGCCTTGGGATCTCTGAATGGTCCGCTCACCAGGATTTTACACCTGGTTTGATCCCTCCTCCTCATGCCGTGAATCGAGCCATGCCGCTTGGTTTTGTATCAAATAAATTTATCAGGACTATtaattttccatccaacggttcaCATAGGCTAAGTCAGCATTCAACAACCTGTAGCCCTGACTGGCCTCTTTAAAGTCAGCCAAGCTGTCTGACTAAATCATCTTTTGGTGTTCGTGCGGGCTTTGTCTTCAGGTTGTATGTGTCTTCTGAGTTATGTGCTGTGTTGTTTATTTGTGCTATTGTTCAATAGGTTTTTCTTGTGTGGGCTTTGTTGTTCGTGCTATAGGAGTCACTGCCAAGAGATGAAGGAGATTTCTTTGTTGCTCCAGAGTACGAAGATTTCTTTGTCAAAAAATTAGTTGAAAAAAACCAACACTGTATGTGCAGTTGTGCACTGGAGTCCGCCTGAAGGAGATGTACTATGCCTGAATATAGATGGGAATTTTTATGCCGGTACTGCTTCAGGCGGCTGGGGCTTTTTGTTCAGAGATAACACAGGCTACGCTGTTCTGTCGGGTGTTGTCTCTTGTCTGTCTGACTGAACAAACAGAGGAGAGCATCTTCCTCGTGGGTCACCAGCTGTTGGACTCGGAGGAGTCCTTGTGTTGGACTCGGAGGCCTGGCATCCCCGTACTCTCCATCCCTTTCTTCATTTTTCTCGCACAGCCACAGGAGATGTTACCGCCTGCCTAGGGTtagctcccgccgccgcccctacaCCCTTAGGCCCAACACGGAGAGGAATACGGAACCGATCCTCTGGAGGAGGTCAAGCTCCATAAGCTCCAGAGTAGGCTGCCAGGCTGGCTCCAGCGCGCCTAAACGTCTCGTCTCGTCTAGTTGGCTGCAACACGTatatatataaaaataaaaataaaagtataCTTCCTGAGTTATGTTTTGACCTTGTTGTTCCCTTTAATTTATTTTGAAAGTGTATCCAGATACATTTCAAGTGTTACAAAATTCTAAACCGAAATtcacatgtacatcttcgtaTGCACATGCGTATAAAgtttttcatgaaaaatcgacctaACGTTTTGGACGTGCAGAGAcggcttgttcttcttcttcccggtGGGGTTTCCTCTGGCGGAGTAGACGAAGTGGTGGTCGGACCCGTCGAGATTCAATGATACGTCCCGTGTTCTCCTGGATCGGCCGATGGGGTGCATGGCTAGCTTAGATTGATTCTCTGGCATTAGGGCATTAATTGCTGATTAATTCTCCGGATCAGATTAACCGGCGCCCCTGTGATATCATGCAGTTTCTCTCCTCCGGCCTGTTTAGGCGTGATGGCATTAATTGCCGTTTAATTAGGACGCCCTAATCCCTCCATTTCTGCTTCTGTGCGGTGGCGAGGGGTTGCATGCAAGTGTGAATGGAAGGAAAAGGTGGGATATTCGGTTTGGATACCTTGCATGCCCTGTAGAAAGGGTGGGCCTAAGGCGGACGGGTTTGACTCCCCAATTAAACGCCACAATCAACCACAATCGCCTATGTTTATTCTTCCAATCAAAGTACACCTTGGTTCCAGCGATTTCT contains:
- the LOC124660661 gene encoding probable receptor-like protein kinase At5g18500, which produces MEPDVLEQIFDGSIEPRDIKLSDLQSITKNFSEDQIIGKGGFGTVYKGVLLNGVVAVKRIHNMHTIDEKLFHREVNSLLMVNHKNIVRFLGFCSHTVHKPFKNEGSGGYILFEDRERILCFEYVNNGSLENYIAGLQWDTRYSIIKGICEGLQYLHMEKSIMHMDLKPANILIDDNMVAKITDFGLSRMVENSQTKTTNRFFTLGYSAPEYIDSGTMSPSYDVYSLGIIIIQLVTGHRSVTNSNNVSVFYIVDGLFLQI